In the genome of Vibrio ziniensis, the window GGCAATGAAAGAAAAACATCTTATATGGAAAACCAGTAGTGTTGTTCTAGCAACCCTGCTGGTTTTGCCGATCTTAGCGATATTCTTTACCGCTGTTGGTCATACCGATGACGTCTTTGCTCATCTAATGGCAACGGTGATGCCCACCTACGCGCAAAATACCGTCATTCTCACCGCTAGTGTGATGGCTTTATCCCTTTTATTTGGTATACCAAGTGCTTGGATTATGGCGATGTGTAAGCTGCCTGGGGAAAAGGTTCTCCAATGGGCGTTAGTGTTACCATTAGCCATTCCCGGATATATCGTTGGCTATATTTTTACCGGCTGGTTTGATTATGCGGGACCTGTTCAGATGTGGCTCCGAGAGTTAACTGGTTGGCAGGCGGGTGCGTATTGGTTTCCTGATATCCGAAGTTTAACCGGAGCCAGCATCGTGCTGGCTTTAGTGCTTTATCCTTACGTTTATTTATTGTGTCGAGCTACGTTTATGGAACAGAACGTTTCTCTGCTACAGTCGGCTCGATTACTAAAATGCTCCCCATGGGAAAGTTTTAGACGTATCTCTTTGCCTCTGGCTCGCCCTTCTATTGCTGTTGCATTATCGCTGGTGGCGATGGAAACCGTCGGGGATTTCGGCACCGTTAAATATTTTGCAATCAGCACATTAACGACGGCGGTATATGACACTTGGCTCAACTACTCCAATCTTAATGCCGCAGCCAAAACTTCAGCCATTATGCTGGTCATTGTGCTGTTATTGCTGAGTGCCGAACGTTACAGTCGCCGTAAGCAAAAGCTGTATCAGACTCAATTCAATAGCCATGAAGATTTTCGCTATCAACTAAGCGGTTGGAAAAAGTGGTTTGCAATGTTCTGGTGTTG includes:
- a CDS encoding ABC transporter permease, encoding MKEKHLIWKTSSVVLATLLVLPILAIFFTAVGHTDDVFAHLMATVMPTYAQNTVILTASVMALSLLFGIPSAWIMAMCKLPGEKVLQWALVLPLAIPGYIVGYIFTGWFDYAGPVQMWLRELTGWQAGAYWFPDIRSLTGASIVLALVLYPYVYLLCRATFMEQNVSLLQSARLLKCSPWESFRRISLPLARPSIAVALSLVAMETVGDFGTVKYFAISTLTTAVYDTWLNYSNLNAAAKTSAIMLVIVLLLLSAERYSRRKQKLYQTQFNSHEDFRYQLSGWKKWFAMFWCWGLVATAFIFPLLQLLSYAYTYFEQSWTAEFREYAINSLKVSLTAAIVAVTVALILNFYARLKQNRFSVALMRLSSMGYAVPGTVLAIGVMVPVLTMDHTVNDIAKAMQWGRPGLIFSGTMFAIIFAMLVRFSAIAIGSIESSLNKISPSLDMAARTMGCQANSMLWRVHFPLVRRGALIAGLLVFIESMKELNASLLLRPFNFETLATYVYNYASDEHLELAALPAVLLVLVGLIPLVIVNRSLEQNH